The Sphingobacterium bambusae genome includes a window with the following:
- a CDS encoding DUF6493 family protein — protein MFRHLKYIDGNSDKFWQIEQEGNTHTVTYGKNGTSGQSKTKTFDSEEASVKDAEKLTNEKIKKGYSDDGTVVVPNIDSSAKRSGTGFSSSQQAKLQLQETLRTLIKSGKAVDVLPFLKEYSKGNLELLKKEIKQAKKYWMSYVDLSNDAEFRQMASHGWGKRGTNSQEYKIKLLALGTFSLSDSTTWSEFVDLLSQQQDPILADLLDWAKPDWLAEYLKQQYQKNDWNYVAYSALRKWEAQGLLAFEEEVYARSLTNYHQWRANEKDVEKYVRYLLDDPLTVSRDIPLLFAYETNIQNIYLHFDYQSKENVLFWDQIFDHMLSEGKVDKRWLFISALEAQTKSWNPNLRSYFRKLIERLNVENEMLLQEQTAIFPLLHAELPAVVNFAVELLKPLLLDSKFDLLEFENWLAAVFMRADVKKSIKTLLIQFDKILKIQVKARASLLLLVSDVFMVPELQLQERAVKLICKYGDTNDADLSEKLSLYSDQLLGNLKDELKPFLSDDEGLSLEEVLAPLQGDVNSYLPQAATVPVLEEILEQPQDWSGILFQVGKVLGDNDSVQMEILVNAWMIHRASFPDDYKVQLEPYTKQLNKTYRESAWFHYFSNFLHAIYYNPEKISLQPDRYMTHSKTVAVLGNLLLTVQRRMLANVNLPLLSLPTHAPCYVNPLQLVERLLQYEKAEQAIDLLDFSVAVSRMPRVHVEAAWAAAQSLQDGKVKDLLRYALGLSDELLVDKKSWLQKLLPAKQSNDSLWAGIWATAARTHHPNGNFEQLAAVLNEVPFAVAPFRPEPKFESAYYMAYNYATKKQEPEYLGEKLLYALPTFGEIPATFLYGKDLFFRGKDGVSPYYIYGSDVAYMYSLMPQNPEALALFLTSVYSRMNDYAGKSSSALLHCMLHPSYVIDLQSSFYLATCCFNKEKEVRIIAGEVLLHSVEQGRLQPSVMGKDIGFLISHNYGPLGRLIDVLAAVKDISPSQTDALRQVLEATFIATQLGEKPPLNLKKLLEMYFDVKSKSISAIGKNVLEALQRFETVKSLQSILKKIRS, from the coding sequence ATGTTCAGACATTTAAAGTACATCGATGGAAATTCGGACAAGTTTTGGCAAATAGAGCAGGAGGGAAATACACATACGGTCACCTATGGAAAGAACGGTACCAGTGGTCAATCCAAGACAAAAACATTCGATTCTGAAGAGGCCAGTGTTAAAGACGCCGAAAAGCTGACTAACGAGAAGATCAAAAAAGGCTATTCCGACGATGGTACGGTCGTAGTGCCAAACATAGATTCCTCCGCAAAGCGTTCTGGTACAGGGTTCTCCTCCTCGCAGCAAGCTAAGTTACAATTACAGGAGACCTTGCGTACCCTAATAAAATCGGGTAAAGCTGTGGATGTCTTACCCTTTTTGAAGGAATATAGTAAGGGTAATTTGGAGCTGCTGAAGAAAGAGATTAAGCAAGCGAAGAAATATTGGATGAGCTATGTAGACCTTTCTAATGATGCCGAATTTCGGCAAATGGCTAGCCACGGTTGGGGTAAACGCGGAACGAATAGCCAAGAATATAAAATCAAATTACTGGCTCTAGGAACGTTCAGCCTCTCTGATAGCACCACTTGGAGCGAGTTCGTCGATCTGCTTAGTCAGCAGCAAGATCCTATTTTAGCCGATCTATTGGATTGGGCCAAGCCTGATTGGCTGGCCGAGTATCTGAAACAACAGTATCAAAAAAATGATTGGAATTACGTGGCCTATTCAGCCTTACGAAAATGGGAAGCGCAAGGCTTACTTGCATTTGAGGAAGAAGTGTATGCCCGTTCCTTGACCAATTACCATCAATGGAGGGCTAATGAAAAAGACGTGGAAAAGTATGTGCGGTATCTATTGGACGACCCACTGACGGTATCGCGAGATATTCCCTTGTTGTTTGCGTATGAAACCAATATACAGAACATATACCTGCACTTCGACTACCAATCGAAAGAAAATGTACTATTCTGGGATCAAATTTTTGATCATATGCTTTCCGAAGGAAAGGTTGATAAACGCTGGTTATTCATTTCAGCTTTGGAGGCGCAAACAAAGTCGTGGAATCCCAATTTGCGGAGTTATTTTAGGAAGCTGATCGAACGACTTAATGTAGAGAATGAAATGTTGTTGCAGGAGCAGACCGCCATATTTCCGCTGCTCCACGCCGAATTGCCAGCAGTGGTTAATTTTGCGGTAGAACTTCTTAAGCCCTTGTTGCTAGATTCCAAGTTCGATTTGCTGGAATTTGAAAATTGGTTAGCCGCTGTATTTATGCGCGCTGACGTCAAAAAATCTATCAAAACCCTACTGATTCAATTCGACAAAATTTTGAAAATACAGGTCAAAGCACGAGCGTCACTGTTATTGCTGGTATCAGATGTCTTTATGGTACCCGAGTTGCAGCTGCAGGAGCGGGCAGTGAAGTTGATCTGTAAATATGGTGATACCAATGATGCCGATCTGAGCGAAAAGCTTAGCCTCTACAGTGATCAGCTGTTGGGTAATCTAAAAGACGAGTTGAAACCTTTTCTTTCGGACGACGAGGGATTGAGTTTGGAAGAGGTGTTGGCACCCTTGCAGGGCGATGTTAACTCCTATTTACCGCAGGCGGCGACTGTGCCGGTGCTGGAGGAAATACTGGAACAGCCGCAGGATTGGAGTGGCATCCTATTTCAGGTGGGGAAAGTGCTTGGCGATAATGATTCCGTGCAGATGGAGATTTTGGTCAATGCTTGGATGATACATCGCGCTAGCTTTCCGGATGACTACAAAGTGCAGCTTGAACCGTACACGAAACAGTTGAACAAGACTTACCGTGAATCGGCTTGGTTTCATTATTTTTCCAATTTCTTACATGCTATTTATTATAATCCTGAAAAGATAAGCCTACAGCCCGACCGTTATATGACGCATTCTAAAACGGTGGCTGTCTTGGGTAACCTGTTGCTTACTGTGCAGCGGCGTATGCTTGCCAACGTAAATTTACCGCTGTTATCTTTACCTACACACGCCCCCTGTTATGTGAACCCGCTTCAGCTTGTCGAGCGCTTGTTGCAGTACGAGAAAGCAGAGCAGGCTATTGATTTACTGGATTTCAGTGTAGCCGTTAGCCGCATGCCTCGCGTGCACGTAGAGGCTGCTTGGGCCGCAGCACAAAGCCTGCAGGATGGGAAGGTCAAGGACTTGCTACGCTACGCACTTGGACTGAGCGACGAACTTCTAGTCGATAAGAAATCTTGGTTGCAAAAGCTGTTGCCTGCGAAGCAGTCGAACGACAGCCTGTGGGCAGGAATTTGGGCGACGGCAGCACGTACACATCATCCCAATGGTAATTTCGAGCAGCTTGCTGCCGTGCTAAATGAGGTGCCCTTCGCCGTGGCTCCCTTTCGTCCAGAACCGAAGTTCGAATCAGCCTATTACATGGCCTATAATTATGCAACAAAAAAACAAGAGCCGGAGTATCTAGGCGAGAAGCTCCTTTATGCTCTACCTACTTTCGGTGAGATCCCCGCAACGTTTCTGTATGGCAAGGATCTTTTCTTCCGGGGTAAAGATGGGGTATCTCCCTACTATATCTACGGTAGCGATGTGGCGTACATGTATAGCCTTATGCCTCAGAATCCAGAAGCATTGGCACTGTTCCTTACCAGCGTTTACAGCCGCATGAACGACTACGCCGGTAAGTCATCCAGTGCATTACTACACTGTATGTTGCACCCCTCTTACGTTATCGATTTACAATCTTCTTTTTATTTGGCAACCTGCTGTTTCAACAAAGAGAAGGAAGTCCGCATTATCGCTGGCGAGGTGCTATTGCATAGCGTTGAACAGGGGCGTTTGCAACCTTCGGTTATGGGTAAAGATATCGGCTTTTTGATCAGTCATAACTACGGCCCTTTAGGACGATTGATCGATGTTCTTGCTGCGGTAAAGGATATATCACCGTCCCAAACCGATGCACTACGGCAAGTGTTGGAAGCTACTTTTATTGCGACGCAACTAGGTGAAAAACCACCATTAAACCTCAAAAAATTATTGGAAATGTATTTCGATGTGAAGAGCAAATCAATTAGCGCTATTGGAAAAAACGTTTTAGAGGCTCTTCAACGTTTTGAAACGGTTAAATCACTACAATCAATTCTTAAAAAAATACGGAGTTAA
- a CDS encoding SWIM zinc finger family protein: MATTDLDLAYASNSSLLQQNGIQQLVLAHQTELAEVNQVPCFFWGSVTDPLLTSKCLLTLSKVVRSSFGPVPPSLRDPIVSAGTDQIRFEGFSSCNGVYARLDLLEDAIDGEFLASGTTNVDFNEPMLNALNAVRKTEKMVLGVGSKEVSISTDKGKVVEKKVSLPPRWIKGLTSVQLYLADMDQKFQLNKMQIVQLFQSLPKGNVKGELYLTQRANRFAFSPIHTKDAVRVGGLQRLRLLEGLLPYSEKLLVYQEQGGESCAFVADFGKMRLTLALSPDSYRGFSGEGNVLENMLQDVPLEWVQGVNTLLKSNEMFDPTLLSIEHDVDFRTMDTLTASLSAIGLLGYDLHHRQHYYRRLPFKTERILSLNPRLKNAQKLLSSDAVQFVKRDADQVEARVAGTGVQHTVIMQGERYRCTCDWFTNHQVKRGLCKHILAVKMLL; this comes from the coding sequence ATGGCAACAACTGATTTAGATTTGGCCTACGCGAGCAATTCGTCCTTGCTACAGCAAAATGGTATACAGCAATTGGTCCTTGCACACCAAACGGAGCTGGCGGAAGTCAACCAAGTGCCCTGCTTCTTTTGGGGCAGTGTAACGGACCCTTTATTAACTTCTAAGTGCCTGCTGACCTTATCAAAGGTTGTTCGTTCCAGCTTTGGGCCGGTGCCCCCCAGCTTGCGTGATCCCATCGTGTCTGCGGGTACTGATCAGATTCGCTTCGAAGGCTTTTCTTCCTGTAATGGAGTGTATGCACGGCTAGACTTGCTAGAGGATGCTATCGATGGAGAGTTTCTCGCCAGCGGAACAACGAATGTGGACTTCAATGAACCTATGTTGAATGCCCTAAACGCCGTCCGAAAAACCGAAAAGATGGTGCTTGGTGTTGGCAGCAAAGAGGTTTCCATAAGTACCGACAAAGGCAAGGTGGTGGAGAAAAAGGTAAGCTTACCGCCGCGATGGATCAAGGGGCTCACTAGTGTGCAGCTTTATTTGGCGGATATGGACCAGAAATTTCAGCTTAACAAGATGCAGATTGTACAGCTGTTTCAAAGCTTGCCGAAAGGAAATGTAAAGGGCGAGCTTTATCTTACGCAACGTGCCAATCGTTTTGCCTTTTCCCCGATCCACACCAAAGACGCGGTGCGCGTGGGAGGGCTTCAGCGACTGAGGCTTTTGGAAGGCTTGTTGCCCTACAGTGAAAAGCTTTTGGTGTATCAGGAACAGGGCGGGGAAAGCTGCGCCTTTGTGGCTGATTTTGGTAAGATGCGTCTTACTTTGGCTTTATCGCCGGATAGCTATCGCGGATTCTCCGGAGAAGGAAACGTCTTGGAAAATATGTTACAAGATGTGCCGCTGGAATGGGTGCAAGGGGTGAATACCTTACTGAAATCCAATGAGATGTTCGATCCCACTTTGCTATCGATTGAGCATGATGTGGATTTTAGAACGATGGATACCTTGACGGCGTCTCTTTCTGCTATCGGTTTGTTGGGCTATGATTTGCACCATCGCCAGCATTACTACCGTCGTTTGCCCTTTAAAACGGAGCGTATTCTTTCCTTAAACCCAAGATTAAAGAATGCGCAAAAGCTCTTATCTAGCGACGCGGTTCAATTTGTGAAGCGTGATGCTGATCAAGTGGAAGCACGCGTGGCAGGCACCGGCGTGCAGCATACCGTTATTATGCAGGGTGAACGTTACCGTTGTACATGTGACTGGTTCACCAACCATCAAGTTAAAAGAGGGCTGTGTAAGCATATACTAGCTGTGAAGATGTTACTCTAA